A genomic stretch from Lysobacterales bacterium includes:
- a CDS encoding endonuclease domain-containing protein, translating into MADSRPPASPRDRARALRAAQTCAEERLWYHLRAGRLGGLKFKRQVPIGPFIVDFACHAHRLVVELDGGQHAEPAHQVRDRKRTALIERQGWRVLRFWNHDVLASTEAVLEAILIAVAGRPSPLAPPPQAGEGRSAGPSHRRTASSDAQSR; encoded by the coding sequence GTGGCCGACTCCCGCCCGCCCGCCTCGCCGCGCGACCGCGCCAGGGCCCTGCGTGCGGCCCAGACCTGCGCCGAGGAGCGACTTTGGTACCACCTGCGTGCCGGACGCCTCGGCGGACTGAAGTTCAAGCGCCAGGTGCCGATCGGCCCCTTCATCGTCGATTTCGCCTGCCATGCCCATCGCCTGGTCGTCGAACTGGATGGCGGCCAGCATGCCGAACCGGCGCACCAGGTCCGCGATCGAAAGCGCACGGCACTCATCGAGCGCCAGGGCTGGCGGGTGCTGCGCTTCTGGAACCACGACGTTCTCGCATCGACCGAGGCCGTGCTGGAAGCCATCCTGATCGCAGTGGCGGGCCGGCCCTCTCCCCTGGCCCCTCCCCCGCAGGCGGGGGAGGGGAGAAGTGCGGGGCCGTCGCACCGTCGAACCGCCAGCAGCGACGCGCAATCGCGCTGA
- the clpA gene encoding ATP-dependent Clp protease ATP-binding subunit ClpA produces MFSKDLELTIGQCYKDAREQRHEFMTVEHLLLALTDNTSAASVLRACGADLKRLAADLRGVIGETVPVLPEGDTRDTQPTLGFQRVLQRAVYHVQSSGRKEVTGANVLVAVFGEKDSHAVYFLNQQDVSRLDVVNYMSHGVAKLGHESSEPAEPRQEGEAQGEDAKREALSEYAANLNELAREGRIDPLIGRAAELERTIQVLCRRRKNNPLYVGEAGVGKTALAEGLALRIVAGEVPEVLRDATIYSLDMGALVAGTKYRGDFEKRLKAVLAELRNKPGAILFIDEIHTVIGAGSASGGTMDASNLIKPVLANGELRCIGSTTFQEYRTIFEKDRALARRFQKIDVVEPSVAEAVEILRGLKIKFEEHHQVEYSADALQAAVDLSVRHIGDRLLPDKAIDVIDEAGARQRLLPEDQRKNTVDVAEIEYVVARMARIPEKQVSASDRDVLRNLERNLKMVVFGQDQAIDTLASAIKMARSGLGNPTKPIGCFLFAGPTGVGKTEVTRQLAMQLGIELIRFDMSEYMEPHSVSRLIGAPPGYVGYDQGGQLTEAVTKHPHAVLLLDEIEKAHPDVYNILLQIMDRGALTDSNGREANFRNVVLVMTTNAGAALAARRGIGFVQQDHASDAMEVIKRSFTPEFRNRLDAVIQFGALDFEHILRVVDKFIIELDAQLAERHVVLTVSPEARRWLAEHGFDPQMGARPMARIIQEHIKRALADELLFGALVEGGKVGVDVVDGQIKVTAERADRPEPVDA; encoded by the coding sequence ATGTTCAGCAAAGACCTCGAGCTCACCATCGGCCAGTGCTACAAGGACGCGCGCGAGCAGCGTCACGAGTTCATGACCGTAGAGCACCTGCTGCTGGCGCTGACCGACAACACCTCGGCGGCCTCGGTGCTGCGTGCCTGCGGCGCCGACCTCAAGCGCCTGGCCGCCGACCTGCGCGGGGTCATCGGCGAGACCGTGCCGGTGCTGCCCGAGGGCGACACCCGCGACACCCAGCCGACCCTGGGCTTCCAGCGCGTGCTGCAGCGGGCCGTCTACCACGTGCAGTCCTCGGGTCGGAAGGAAGTGACCGGCGCCAACGTGCTGGTCGCGGTGTTCGGCGAGAAGGACTCGCACGCCGTGTACTTCCTCAACCAGCAGGACGTCAGCCGGCTGGACGTCGTCAACTACATGTCGCACGGCGTCGCCAAGCTCGGCCACGAATCGTCCGAGCCGGCCGAGCCGCGCCAGGAAGGCGAGGCCCAGGGCGAGGACGCCAAGCGCGAGGCGCTGAGCGAATACGCGGCCAACCTCAACGAGCTGGCCCGCGAGGGCCGCATCGACCCGCTGATCGGCCGTGCCGCCGAGTTGGAGCGCACCATCCAGGTGCTGTGCCGCCGGCGCAAGAACAACCCGCTGTACGTCGGCGAGGCCGGCGTCGGCAAGACCGCGCTGGCCGAGGGCCTGGCGCTGCGCATCGTCGCCGGCGAAGTGCCCGAGGTGCTGCGCGACGCCACCATCTACTCGCTGGACATGGGCGCCCTGGTCGCCGGCACCAAGTACCGCGGCGACTTCGAGAAGCGCCTGAAGGCGGTGCTGGCCGAGCTGCGCAACAAGCCCGGCGCGATCCTGTTCATCGACGAGATCCACACCGTGATCGGCGCCGGCTCGGCGTCGGGCGGCACCATGGACGCCTCCAACCTGATCAAGCCGGTGCTGGCCAACGGCGAGCTGCGCTGCATCGGCTCGACCACCTTCCAGGAGTACCGCACCATCTTCGAGAAGGACCGCGCGCTGGCGCGGCGCTTCCAGAAGATCGACGTGGTCGAGCCCTCGGTGGCCGAGGCGGTGGAGATCCTGCGCGGCCTGAAGATCAAGTTCGAGGAGCACCACCAGGTGGAGTACTCGGCCGACGCCCTGCAGGCGGCGGTCGACCTGTCGGTGCGCCACATCGGCGACCGCCTGCTGCCGGACAAGGCGATCGACGTGATCGACGAGGCCGGCGCCCGCCAGCGCCTGCTGCCCGAGGACCAGCGCAAGAACACCGTCGACGTCGCCGAGATCGAATACGTCGTGGCGCGCATGGCGCGCATCCCGGAGAAGCAGGTCTCGGCCTCCGACCGCGACGTGCTGCGCAACCTCGAGCGCAACCTGAAGATGGTGGTGTTCGGCCAGGACCAGGCGATCGACACGCTGGCCTCGGCGATCAAGATGGCGCGCTCCGGCCTGGGCAACCCGACCAAGCCGATCGGCTGCTTCCTGTTCGCCGGCCCGACCGGCGTCGGCAAGACCGAGGTCACCCGGCAGCTGGCCATGCAGCTCGGCATCGAGCTGATCCGCTTCGACATGTCCGAGTACATGGAGCCGCATTCGGTGTCGCGCCTGATCGGCGCGCCGCCGGGCTATGTCGGCTACGACCAGGGCGGCCAGCTCACCGAGGCGGTGACCAAGCATCCGCACGCGGTGCTGCTGCTCGACGAGATCGAGAAGGCGCACCCGGACGTCTACAACATCCTGCTGCAGATCATGGACCGCGGCGCGCTGACCGACAGCAACGGCCGCGAGGCCAACTTCCGCAACGTCGTGCTGGTGATGACCACCAATGCCGGCGCGGCGCTGGCGGCACGGCGCGGCATCGGCTTCGTGCAGCAGGACCACGCCAGCGACGCCATGGAGGTGATCAAGCGCAGCTTCACGCCGGAGTTCCGCAACCGCCTGGATGCCGTCATCCAGTTCGGCGCGCTGGACTTCGAGCACATCCTGCGCGTGGTCGACAAGTTCATCATCGAGCTGGACGCCCAGCTCGCCGAGCGCCACGTGGTGCTGACGGTGTCGCCGGAGGCGCGCCGCTGGCTGGCCGAGCACGGCTTCGACCCACAGATGGGCGCCCGCCCGATGGCGCGCATCATCCAGGAGCACATCAAGCGCGCCCTGGCCGACGAGCTGCTGTTCGGCGCCCTGGTCGAGGGTGGCAAGGTCGGCGTCGACGTCGTCGACGGCCAGATCAAGGTCACCGCCGAACGCGCCGACCGCCCCGAACCCGTCGACGCCTGA
- a CDS encoding Slp family lipoprotein translates to MTRLPRLPALLAPVLLAGCASIPAPLDAPVSAATADGTGAQARTGDRVRWGGEVIEVETTANRSCFQLLSRPLDARARPRQVDSQHGRFLACRAGFYDPQVFQAGRELTVLGTVRGERVSRRVGEYDYAMPVVDAEVIYLWPPRIDYEPVYVAPYPWWSPWYGPWPHRPLRPHPRPRPH, encoded by the coding sequence ATGACCCGCCTACCTCGCCTCCCCGCCCTGCTCGCCCCTGTGCTGCTGGCCGGCTGCGCCAGCATCCCGGCGCCGCTCGACGCCCCGGTGTCGGCCGCCACGGCCGATGGCACCGGCGCGCAGGCACGCACCGGCGACCGCGTGCGCTGGGGCGGCGAGGTCATCGAGGTCGAGACCACCGCCAACCGCTCCTGCTTCCAGCTGCTGTCGCGCCCCCTGGACGCGCGCGCCCGGCCGCGCCAGGTCGACAGCCAGCACGGCCGATTCCTGGCCTGCCGCGCCGGCTTCTACGACCCGCAGGTGTTCCAGGCCGGCCGCGAGCTGACCGTGCTCGGCACCGTTCGCGGCGAGCGCGTTTCGCGCCGGGTCGGCGAATACGACTACGCGATGCCGGTGGTCGACGCCGAGGTGATCTACCTGTGGCCGCCCCGCATCGACTACGAGCCGGTGTACGTCGCGCCCTACCCCTGGTGGTCGCCCTGGTACGGCCCCTGGCCGCACCGCCCGCTCCGCCCGCATCCGCGGCCACGCCCGCACTGA